A genomic region of Caldicellulosiruptor acetigenus contains the following coding sequences:
- a CDS encoding ABC transporter substrate-binding protein yields MKKFNVAAIIIMSMFLLNLLLFQNIFIFQSQAASQKITLTFMNWANPGERERFIKFNEYFMKKNPDIQIKYITVSSDYDYKLLTMLAGNSAPDVFYVGDNAIRKTIQSGKLEPLNSYFGKGKVILKKEDFDNILFRIAEYKGKIYGIPVDCNPMVIHYNMSIISKLGLELPQKLYDAGKWTWDEFYKIAKKAREKGYYGYVLDSGWWGPIMPWFASVYKDGREPVLTDLKNKKSLLDKPEYIEVIKFLVKGIKDKAFTYAGSLPQGQTSDGMFLSGRLVFGAWGRWQVPNFKKAKFSWDIVPYPTKYGNKNAKTYIAQAVISMSSTSKYKDQAWRFIASFTNQDGQKFRLEGQGNAVPAIKGIDYLVTQDKVPAHAEYYVRGRENGFPVDFYIQEAGANSTALQELEKIFVLKADPEQQMKKIAGYITQQYQKNLKGY; encoded by the coding sequence ATGAAAAAATTTAATGTTGCTGCAATTATAATAATGTCCATGTTTTTATTAAATTTACTACTCTTTCAAAACATTTTCATTTTTCAGTCACAGGCTGCTTCACAAAAAATTACTCTTACGTTTATGAACTGGGCAAACCCAGGCGAAAGAGAAAGATTTATTAAGTTCAATGAATATTTCATGAAAAAGAATCCGGATATTCAGATCAAATATATTACAGTAAGCTCAGATTATGATTACAAGCTTCTTACAATGCTTGCCGGCAATAGCGCACCTGACGTGTTTTATGTTGGTGACAATGCAATTCGAAAAACTATTCAAAGTGGGAAATTAGAACCCTTAAATAGTTATTTTGGGAAGGGAAAAGTAATTCTTAAGAAAGAGGATTTTGACAACATACTTTTTAGAATTGCTGAGTATAAAGGGAAAATTTACGGTATTCCTGTCGACTGTAACCCCATGGTCATCCATTATAACATGAGTATTATTTCTAAATTAGGTTTAGAATTACCTCAAAAATTGTACGATGCTGGTAAGTGGACATGGGATGAATTTTATAAAATTGCTAAAAAGGCAAGAGAAAAAGGATATTATGGGTATGTACTTGATAGTGGTTGGTGGGGACCTATTATGCCTTGGTTTGCAAGCGTCTATAAAGATGGAAGGGAGCCTGTGTTGACAGATTTAAAAAACAAAAAATCGTTGTTAGATAAGCCAGAATACATTGAAGTTATTAAATTCCTCGTGAAAGGAATAAAAGATAAAGCATTTACTTATGCAGGATCATTGCCGCAAGGTCAGACTTCAGATGGCATGTTTCTAAGCGGTAGATTAGTATTTGGTGCGTGGGGACGCTGGCAAGTACCAAATTTCAAGAAAGCAAAATTTAGTTGGGACATAGTGCCTTATCCAACCAAGTACGGTAATAAAAATGCAAAAACATATATAGCTCAAGCAGTAATTTCTATGTCTTCCACCTCTAAATATAAAGATCAAGCTTGGAGATTTATTGCTTCATTTACTAACCAAGATGGACAAAAGTTCAGACTTGAAGGTCAAGGAAATGCTGTTCCTGCAATAAAAGGTATTGATTATCTTGTTACGCAAGATAAAGTTCCTGCTCATGCAGAATACTATGTGAGAGGTAGAGAAAACGGATTCCCTGTAGACTTTTACATCCAAGAAGCTGGAGCAAATTCTACAGCATTGCAAGAGCTTGAAAAGATTTTTGTATTAAAGGCTGATCCTGAACAGCAAATGAAAAAGATTGCAGGATATATAACACAGCAGTATCAAAAAAATCTTAAAGGATATTAA
- a CDS encoding helix-turn-helix domain-containing protein, which produces MDVGKRIRELRERYKISQCELARLANIGQSTLSDIERGIKQPTITTIENICRAFNMSLSEFFSEEKPEFPPEIQDLLKQTSKLTPEQIKKLSDFLSSL; this is translated from the coding sequence ATGGATGTAGGAAAAAGAATCAGGGAATTGAGAGAAAGATACAAAATTAGTCAATGTGAATTAGCAAGATTAGCAAATATCGGACAATCAACATTATCAGACATCGAAAGGGGAATAAAACAGCCAACAATCACTACAATTGAAAATATTTGTAGAGCTTTTAATATGAGCTTATCAGAATTTTTTTCTGAGGAAAAACCAGAATTTCCTCCTGAAATCCAAGACTTATTGAAACAGACATCAAAACTTACCCCAGAACAAATAAAGAAACTTAGTGATTTTTTAAGCTCGTTATAA
- a CDS encoding helix-turn-helix domain-containing protein, with protein sequence MLSEKLRELRKKCRLTQAQLAEKLSLSPSTIGMYEQGRRLPDIETLQKIAEFFGVSLEFFLTKEDNNKNNQKYFEKQKDVARIMEDLLVELENSKEIIVFNGEILNDHTKNYLKELLTIALQYGKIINEK encoded by the coding sequence ATGCTTTCAGAGAAGTTAAGAGAACTAAGAAAAAAGTGCAGACTTACTCAAGCCCAATTAGCTGAAAAGCTAAGTCTCAGTCCTTCTACCATCGGAATGTATGAACAAGGAAGAAGGTTGCCAGATATTGAAACTCTTCAAAAAATAGCTGAATTCTTTGGAGTCTCATTAGAATTTTTCCTTACCAAAGAAGACAATAACAAAAACAATCAAAAATATTTTGAAAAGCAAAAAGATGTTGCAAGAATTATGGAAGACTTACTTGTTGAACTTGAAAATTCTAAAGAAATAATTGTTTTTAATGGCGAAATATTGAATGATCATACAAAGAATTATCTTAAAGAGCTCCTTACAATCGCACTTCAATATGGAAAGATAATTAATGAAAAATAG
- a CDS encoding glycoside hydrolase family 32 protein codes for MEKLDLLKKANDYVQTYKSKVNKKYRLKFHLMGECGWINDPNGFVYYNGVYHCFFQYNPFKPFWHSTYWGHAISNDMIKWKYLPIALAPDMDYDKDGCFSGSAIEKDGKLYLVYTGHINKNHNNYIQTQCLAFSEDGITFQKYTNNPIIDLNDLPDDSNKKDFRDPKVFKMDDYYYMVIASQDKKGRGQILLYKSQDLIKWNYVNTILKNENIIDGDVWECPDLFSLCGRDILILSYQKKEGEKVLKSESIYFVGKMDYERGNFKIDYYSKLDYGRHFYAPQTTVAPDGRRLMIAWMDNWNVKIPTQNGHNWAGALTLPRQLEYVNNKLITKPIYEIERYKKVKIAVEKNINNDEIKLDCSNLDTFELDFSMSFNELKNIDIEFYDKANNKKPFFMMSYNSILKKFEVEIAECEEIQQEYIPLKVISDLLKIKLLVDTSSVEIFLNEGEIVFTYRIYLAEKMDFVKVQIYGQSKISAKIYEIKI; via the coding sequence ATGGAAAAATTAGATCTGCTAAAAAAGGCTAATGACTATGTACAAACGTATAAGAGTAAAGTTAATAAAAAATATCGCTTAAAATTTCATTTAATGGGCGAATGCGGATGGATAAATGATCCGAATGGTTTTGTCTATTATAATGGAGTCTATCACTGCTTTTTTCAGTACAATCCATTTAAACCTTTTTGGCATTCAACTTATTGGGGACACGCAATAAGCAATGATATGATTAAATGGAAATATTTGCCAATTGCTTTAGCTCCTGATATGGATTATGATAAAGATGGTTGTTTTTCAGGAAGTGCAATTGAAAAGGATGGAAAACTATATTTAGTATATACTGGTCACATAAATAAGAATCACAATAATTATATTCAAACTCAATGTCTTGCATTTTCAGAAGATGGTATAACGTTCCAGAAATATACTAATAATCCTATTATTGATTTAAATGATTTACCAGATGATTCAAACAAAAAAGATTTTAGAGATCCTAAGGTTTTTAAGATGGATGATTATTATTATATGGTGATTGCTTCTCAAGATAAAAAAGGTAGAGGTCAAATTTTACTTTATAAATCGCAAGACCTAATAAAATGGAATTATGTTAATACGATTTTGAAAAATGAAAATATAATTGATGGAGATGTTTGGGAGTGCCCCGATTTATTTTCTCTATGTGGTCGTGATATTTTGATTCTATCGTATCAAAAAAAAGAAGGGGAAAAAGTTCTTAAAAGTGAAAGTATATATTTTGTTGGTAAAATGGATTATGAAAGAGGAAATTTTAAGATTGATTATTACAGTAAATTAGATTATGGCAGGCATTTTTATGCACCACAAACAACAGTTGCACCTGATGGTAGAAGACTGATGATAGCATGGATGGATAATTGGAATGTAAAAATTCCCACCCAGAACGGACATAACTGGGCTGGGGCTTTGACTTTACCTCGACAATTGGAGTATGTAAATAATAAATTAATTACAAAACCTATTTATGAGATTGAAAGATACAAAAAGGTAAAGATTGCCGTGGAAAAGAATATTAATAATGATGAAATAAAATTAGATTGTTCTAATTTAGATACATTTGAATTAGACTTTAGTATGAGTTTTAATGAATTGAAGAACATAGATATAGAATTTTATGACAAAGCAAATAATAAAAAACCTTTCTTTATGATGAGCTATAATTCGATATTAAAAAAATTTGAAGTAGAAATTGCTGAATGTGAGGAAATACAACAAGAGTATATTCCTTTAAAAGTTATAAGTGATTTATTGAAGATAAAATTATTAGTAGACACTTCGTCAGTTGAGATTTTTCTTAATGAGGGAGAAATAGTTTTTACTTATAGAATTTATCTAGCTGAAAAAATGGATTTTGTTAAGGTGCAAATATACGGCCAAAGCAAGATATCCGCAAAAATATATGAAATAAAAATTTGA
- a CDS encoding carbohydrate ABC transporter permease, with product MSKKVYKDYIKFFIVFLISLLYILPFIAVIINSFKTTNDIMANPLSLPTKFSVSNYIKAAEKMTYLRGFLNTLIITFFSIGGIVVFSAMTAYLFVRKKWKLNRLVFSLMIASMIIPFQAIMIPLVKIYGTLNLLNNMWTLIYMYWGFGAAFAVFMYHGFIKGIPYELEEAAYVEGATEFQTFWKVVFPLLKPVTTTIVILDGLWIWNDFLLPSLILISAEKRTLQLSTFYFYGTYTADYGLAMAALILTITPIIVVYLILQKNIINGILKGAIK from the coding sequence ATGTCTAAGAAGGTTTACAAAGATTATATTAAATTTTTTATTGTCTTTCTTATTTCTCTTTTATATATATTACCATTTATTGCTGTTATTATTAATTCATTTAAAACCACAAATGATATAATGGCAAATCCATTAAGTTTACCGACAAAGTTTAGTGTATCAAATTATATCAAAGCAGCAGAAAAAATGACCTATTTAAGAGGATTTTTGAATACATTAATAATTACTTTTTTTAGTATTGGTGGTATTGTAGTGTTTTCTGCAATGACTGCATATTTATTTGTAAGAAAGAAATGGAAATTAAATAGATTGGTATTTAGTCTTATGATAGCTTCTATGATTATACCTTTTCAAGCTATCATGATTCCCTTGGTAAAAATCTATGGAACTCTCAATTTACTTAATAATATGTGGACATTAATTTACATGTATTGGGGATTTGGAGCAGCCTTTGCTGTTTTTATGTATCATGGGTTTATAAAAGGTATTCCTTATGAATTGGAAGAAGCAGCTTATGTTGAAGGTGCAACGGAATTTCAAACTTTTTGGAAAGTAGTATTTCCTCTTTTAAAACCAGTGACTACTACAATTGTGATATTAGATGGACTTTGGATATGGAATGACTTTTTATTACCGAGTCTCATACTGATTTCAGCTGAAAAAAGAACTTTACAGCTTTCAACATTTTATTTTTATGGTACCTATACTGCTGATTATGGATTAGCCATGGCAGCATTGATTTTAACGATAACACCTATAATTGTTGTATACCTTATTTTACAGAAAAATATTATAAACGGTATCTTAAAAGGAGCAATAAAATAA
- a CDS encoding carbohydrate ABC transporter permease, protein MKSKAKNVVNYIIFAGITTMVFLTVVIIPFLYGVYLTLTDWNGIEATKKYIGIRNYISILNDSTFLYSFTLTLKYVFFSVLFINLIAFLLAYLLTSGIKGQNVFRIALFTPNLIGGIVLGFIWQFIFNNTLPYIGQKIGLGLISNSWLASPQKAFWALVIVTVWQYSGYMMMIYIAGLVGIPQDIIEASTIDGAGQLTRITRIILPLLAPSFTVSVFLSLQRSFMVYDLNLALTKGGPFRSTELVSMHVYSEAFLSQNYGIGQAKAIILFITVAIITSIQVYLSKKAEVEA, encoded by the coding sequence ATGAAAAGTAAGGCAAAAAATGTAGTTAATTATATAATTTTCGCTGGTATAACGACTATGGTATTTTTAACAGTTGTAATTATTCCTTTTTTATACGGGGTTTATTTAACTTTAACTGATTGGAATGGTATTGAAGCTACAAAAAAGTATATAGGTATTAGGAATTATATTTCGATTTTAAATGATTCTACTTTTTTATATTCCTTCACATTAACTCTAAAATATGTTTTTTTTAGTGTTTTGTTTATTAATCTTATAGCTTTTTTATTAGCTTATTTATTAACAAGCGGGATAAAGGGACAAAATGTCTTCAGAATTGCACTTTTCACTCCAAATTTAATAGGTGGTATTGTATTAGGGTTTATATGGCAATTTATTTTTAATAATACCTTACCTTATATTGGTCAAAAAATAGGACTTGGATTGATAAGTAATTCATGGTTAGCAAGTCCTCAGAAGGCTTTTTGGGCGTTAGTGATTGTAACAGTGTGGCAATATTCTGGTTATATGATGATGATTTATATAGCTGGGCTTGTTGGAATACCTCAAGACATAATTGAGGCATCAACTATAGATGGAGCAGGTCAATTAACAAGGATTACTAGAATAATATTGCCCTTATTAGCACCTTCTTTTACAGTATCTGTATTTTTGTCTTTACAAAGAAGTTTCATGGTTTATGATTTGAATCTTGCTCTTACAAAAGGAGGTCCGTTTAGAAGTACTGAACTCGTATCAATGCACGTTTATAGCGAAGCATTTCTATCCCAAAATTATGGAATTGGTCAGGCAAAAGCTATAATATTGTTTATTACAGTTGCCATTATAACTTCGATTCAGGTATACCTTAGTAAAAAAGCAGAGGTGGAAGCTTAA
- a CDS encoding ABC transporter substrate-binding protein, which produces MSLKKFLSTMIGVVLVFVLVFGIYSLNITVSKAGSKKVKITLMSTKGEINSQLEDVAKSFSKTYPNVNLEIIPVGAGQSPFEKLSTMYASGNAPTISMIDSSDVAKFKSYFLNLTKEKWVKDAINGTLDDITFNGQVMGFPFAIEGYGLIYNKQVIEKTIGKFNPSTIKTRNDLENLFKKLQQKKVTPILISPLDWSLGAHYLGIAYGAQSKDMQKNYEFIKKLKTGKVNLQTNKVFNGLLDTFDMLRKYNYLKNSPLAGTYEQGPQLLANGKVAFWFMGNWAWPQIKDANPQNSEYGFLPVPISNDPNDFYNKAIVAGPSKILCIDAKNNSKAQQLAAKQFLNWLVYNSDGQKAWVYTLSIIPPFKNINLTPNDPLAKSIISYLKEGRTFRTPILPSDHWPKVGASMQKYLAGIIKRSQLYTEIKNYWLTVK; this is translated from the coding sequence ATGAGTTTAAAAAAATTTTTATCAACGATGATAGGTGTTGTGTTAGTTTTCGTTTTAGTTTTTGGTATTTATTCATTGAACATTACTGTTTCAAAAGCAGGATCTAAAAAGGTAAAAATAACTTTGATGAGTACAAAGGGTGAAATTAATTCTCAGTTAGAAGACGTAGCAAAAAGTTTTTCCAAAACTTATCCTAATGTAAATTTAGAGATTATTCCTGTTGGCGCAGGTCAGTCACCTTTTGAAAAACTCTCGACAATGTATGCATCTGGTAATGCACCAACTATTTCTATGATTGATTCTTCAGATGTAGCAAAATTTAAAAGTTACTTTTTAAATCTTACAAAAGAAAAATGGGTAAAAGACGCAATAAATGGCACTTTAGATGATATTACATTTAATGGGCAAGTTATGGGTTTTCCTTTTGCTATTGAAGGCTATGGGCTTATTTACAATAAACAAGTAATTGAAAAAACAATAGGGAAATTTAATCCTTCAACAATAAAAACAAGAAATGATTTAGAGAACCTATTTAAAAAACTTCAACAAAAGAAAGTTACACCTATTTTAATATCGCCTTTGGATTGGTCTTTGGGGGCCCATTATCTTGGCATAGCTTATGGTGCTCAGTCAAAAGATATGCAAAAGAATTATGAATTTATTAAAAAATTGAAAACTGGAAAAGTAAATTTGCAAACAAACAAGGTATTTAACGGTTTGTTAGATACATTTGATATGCTTAGAAAGTACAATTATCTAAAGAATTCGCCTTTGGCTGGAACATACGAGCAAGGACCACAATTATTAGCAAATGGAAAAGTTGCTTTTTGGTTCATGGGTAACTGGGCATGGCCACAAATAAAAGATGCAAATCCACAGAATAGTGAATATGGATTTTTACCAGTACCAATAAGCAATGATCCAAATGACTTTTATAACAAAGCAATTGTTGCTGGTCCATCTAAAATCCTTTGTATTGATGCTAAGAATAATAGTAAAGCTCAGCAGTTAGCCGCAAAGCAATTTTTGAATTGGCTTGTGTATAATTCTGATGGACAAAAAGCATGGGTTTATACTTTAAGCATAATTCCACCTTTTAAAAATATTAATTTAACTCCAAATGATCCTCTTGCAAAATCAATTATTAGTTACTTAAAAGAAGGTAGAACTTTTAGAACTCCTATTTTACCTTCTGATCATTGGCCTAAAGTAGGTGCTTCTATGCAAAAATATTTAGCAGGTATAATTAAGCGCTCACAATTATATACAGAAATAAAAAATTATTGGTTAACAGTAAAATAA
- a CDS encoding LacI family DNA-binding transcriptional regulator: MASLKDVAKRAGVTVTTVSRVLNNRGYISEETRKKVYKAMEELNYQPNEIARALYKKRSYFIGLIIPDVSHPFFAEVTKYIEYYASLNGYKILLCNSYLNPEKEKEYINMLKRHQVDGIIMGSHTLDIEDYKNLNLPVVALDRYLSDDIPYITSDNFTGAVLATNLLIQKGCKCLAHISGPLELNTPANDRYYGFLKVVSENKIEHVVVETKLNKFDMEEYQIIINDLFENNPFIDGIFASSDMIAITAIKVAEAFKKRVPDDLKIIGFDDINIASWYKPSITTIRQDKEEIAKKSVEILINLIEGKKVENKNILPISLIERETT; encoded by the coding sequence ATGGCAAGTTTAAAGGATGTAGCAAAGAGGGCAGGAGTTACTGTAACAACTGTTTCTCGAGTTCTAAATAACAGAGGATATATCAGTGAAGAGACTCGTAAAAAGGTTTACAAAGCCATGGAAGAGCTTAACTATCAACCAAATGAAATTGCAAGAGCTCTATATAAGAAAAGATCTTATTTTATTGGACTTATTATTCCTGATGTCTCCCACCCTTTTTTTGCTGAAGTTACTAAATATATTGAATATTATGCTTCTTTAAACGGCTACAAAATTCTACTTTGTAATTCATATTTAAATCCAGAAAAAGAGAAAGAATATATAAACATGTTAAAAAGACATCAAGTTGATGGGATAATCATGGGAAGTCACACATTAGATATAGAAGATTATAAAAATCTGAATCTTCCAGTTGTAGCCTTAGATAGATATCTTTCTGATGATATACCTTATATAACTTCAGATAACTTTACAGGAGCAGTTTTAGCAACTAATTTATTAATCCAAAAAGGATGTAAATGCTTAGCACATATTAGTGGCCCATTGGAATTAAATACACCTGCCAATGATAGATATTATGGTTTTTTAAAAGTTGTATCTGAAAATAAAATTGAGCATGTTGTTGTCGAAACCAAATTAAATAAATTTGATATGGAGGAGTATCAAATAATAATCAATGATCTGTTCGAAAATAATCCATTTATCGATGGTATTTTTGCAAGTAGTGATATGATAGCAATTACAGCCATCAAAGTTGCAGAGGCTTTTAAAAAACGCGTCCCTGATGATTTAAAAATAATAGGATTTGACGACATTAACATAGCTTCATGGTATAAACCTTCCATAACAACAATAAGGCAAGATAAAGAGGAAATTGCAAAAAAATCTGTTGAAATTCTGATAAATTTGATAGAAGGTAAAAAAGTAGAAAATAAAAACATTTTGCCTATTTCTCTTATTGAAAGAGAAACAACATAA
- the cas6 gene encoding CRISPR-associated endoribonuclease Cas6, giving the protein MRLKVEFESQKPIELPIHYNYFVQSMIYNTIEDKIYATFLHDKGYEVDLKNFKLFSFSRLEGPFKIVEDGSNKKIVFDKKVSLIISSPVEDFITKFSTGLLKKDQIYLKDNILYVTSANMLRKPKFSSFHKIKMLSPMCAYKTIRNENSEYKHFFTPFEDEFYNLISQNLMKKCKLLIKDFDEKSFRFELKPLKIEEKIHFKPMLFKKTPIKGWLGFYTIETDPRIMEVAYYCGLGSKNSQGFGLFEIIE; this is encoded by the coding sequence TTGCGTCTTAAAGTAGAATTTGAATCACAAAAGCCAATAGAACTTCCTATTCATTACAACTACTTTGTCCAGTCAATGATATACAATACTATTGAGGATAAAATCTATGCAACATTTTTACATGACAAGGGATATGAGGTTGATTTGAAAAACTTTAAACTTTTTTCATTTTCACGCTTAGAAGGACCATTTAAAATTGTGGAGGATGGTTCAAATAAAAAAATAGTCTTTGACAAAAAGGTTTCACTTATAATCTCCTCACCTGTTGAGGATTTTATTACAAAGTTTTCAACCGGGCTCTTAAAAAAAGACCAAATCTATCTAAAAGATAATATACTATATGTGACATCTGCAAACATGCTTAGAAAGCCAAAATTTTCAAGTTTCCATAAAATAAAAATGTTATCTCCTATGTGTGCGTATAAAACAATTAGAAATGAAAATTCAGAATACAAGCATTTTTTTACTCCCTTTGAGGATGAGTTTTATAACCTCATTTCTCAAAACCTGATGAAAAAATGCAAGCTTTTAATAAAAGACTTTGACGAAAAAAGTTTCAGATTCGAGCTAAAACCACTAAAGATTGAAGAAAAAATACACTTTAAACCCATGCTTTTCAAAAAGACGCCTATAAAAGGCTGGCTCGGTTTTTATACAATTGAAACTGACCCAAGAATAATGGAAGTTGCATATTATTGCGGTCTTGGCTCCAAAAACTCTCAGGGGTTTGGACTTTTTGAAATCATTGAGTAA
- a CDS encoding 4Fe-4S dicluster domain-containing protein: MGKEFCRRCNYCQPCPQEIPIWVILHADSATKRLPYQTLKTGWFYEAYQKAKNCIKCGVCITRCPYNLPIPELIEKNVELVRQVLGE; the protein is encoded by the coding sequence ATGGGAAAAGAATTTTGTAGAAGATGCAACTATTGTCAACCATGTCCCCAAGAGATACCGATATGGGTTATATTACATGCTGATTCAGCTACAAAACGATTACCTTATCAAACCTTAAAAACAGGATGGTTTTATGAAGCTTATCAAAAAGCCAAAAATTGTATAAAATGTGGAGTATGCATTACAAGGTGTCCATACAATCTTCCTATTCCTGAGCTAATTGAGAAAAATGTTGAGCTTGTGAGACAGGTATTAGGTGAATAA
- the smpB gene encoding SsrA-binding protein SmpB, with protein MPEVKKQDDIKVIATNRKAYHDYFIEETIEAGIELKGTEVKSVRLGHVNLKDSFARVENGEVFLYNMHISPYEKGNIFNVDPMRDRKLLLHKHEINRLAGYVQQKGYTLIPLKIYLKRGKIKVELAVAKGKKLYDKREAIAKRDAELEIRKKMKEYLR; from the coding sequence ATGCCAGAGGTAAAAAAACAAGACGATATAAAAGTCATAGCAACAAACCGCAAAGCTTATCACGACTATTTTATTGAAGAGACAATCGAAGCAGGAATTGAACTCAAAGGCACTGAAGTAAAGTCTGTGCGACTTGGTCATGTTAACCTGAAAGACAGTTTTGCCAGGGTTGAAAACGGTGAAGTTTTTCTTTACAACATGCATATAAGCCCATATGAAAAAGGCAACATTTTTAACGTTGACCCGATGAGAGATAGGAAACTACTTTTGCACAAACATGAAATCAACAGACTTGCAGGTTATGTTCAGCAAAAAGGTTACACTTTAATCCCATTGAAGATTTACTTGAAAAGAGGTAAAATAAAAGTAGAGCTTGCAGTTGCAAAAGGTAAAAAACTTTACGACAAGCGTGAGGCAATAGCAAAAAGAGATGCTGAGCTTGAGATAAGAAAGAAAATGAAGGAGTATTTAAGATGA
- a CDS encoding DUF2281 domain-containing protein has translation MRANKNFLLKLIEEIPESQIEEVIDFILFLKHKQDKKLLSDLVSASESSIDFWNNDIDDEVWNNV, from the coding sequence GTGAGAGCAAATAAGAATTTTTTATTAAAGCTAATTGAGGAAATCCCGGAAAGTCAAATTGAAGAAGTTATAGATTTTATTTTGTTTTTAAAACACAAGCAAGATAAAAAATTATTAAGTGATTTGGTGTCCGCCAGTGAGAGTAGTATAGATTTTTGGAATAATGATATTGACGATGAGGTATGGAACAATGTATAG